A DNA window from Sphingomonas profundi contains the following coding sequences:
- the urtB gene encoding urea ABC transporter permease subunit UrtB, translating into MDSALVLTQIFNGFSLASLYLLAALGLALSFGLMRVINMAHGEMLMLGGYLAYLTLLAVPGPMGILVAMPVAFAGAACMGGVIQIGLVRHLSARPLDTLLATWGVSLILQQAARSLFGAIGVDVTAPAWLDGGFTLAGANVPSSRLFILAVAAAVLAALALVLARTRIGLLVRAVNQDRMMAAATGIDVRRVDLAMFCLGTGIAGLAGVVLALLGPVTPNVGQSYIVPAFLVVVMGGLGSIVGTTVAALLLGLFSALAQIFVDVSVAQVLLLAFVILFIQVRPQGVIASRSRALDA; encoded by the coding sequence GTGGATAGCGCCCTCGTTCTCACCCAGATCTTCAACGGGTTCAGCCTCGCCTCGCTCTACCTGCTGGCGGCGCTGGGGCTGGCGCTCAGCTTCGGGCTGATGCGCGTCATCAACATGGCGCATGGCGAGATGCTGATGCTGGGCGGCTATCTCGCCTACCTCACCCTGCTGGCGGTGCCGGGGCCGATGGGCATCCTCGTCGCCATGCCGGTGGCGTTCGCCGGCGCGGCCTGTATGGGCGGGGTGATCCAGATCGGCCTCGTGCGCCACCTCTCCGCCCGCCCGCTCGACACGCTGCTGGCGACATGGGGGGTGAGCCTGATCCTCCAGCAGGCCGCGCGCAGCCTATTCGGCGCGATCGGCGTGGACGTGACCGCGCCGGCCTGGCTGGACGGCGGCTTCACCCTGGCCGGCGCCAACGTGCCCTCCTCCCGCCTGTTCATCCTGGCGGTGGCGGCGGCGGTGCTCGCGGCGCTGGCGCTGGTCCTCGCCCGCACGCGCATCGGCCTGCTGGTGCGCGCGGTGAACCAGGATCGCATGATGGCGGCCGCCACCGGCATCGACGTGCGCCGCGTAGACCTCGCCATGTTCTGCCTCGGCACCGGCATCGCCGGGCTGGCCGGCGTGGTGCTGGCGCTGCTCGGCCCGGTGACGCCCAATGTGGGGCAGAGCTATATCGTGCCCGCCTTCCTCGTGGTGGTGATGGGCGGCCTCGGTTCGATCGTCGGCACCACCGTGGCGGCGCTGCTGCTGGGGCTGTTCTCCGCGCTGGCGCAGATCTTCGTGGACGTCAGCGTGGCGCAGGTGCTGCTGCTCGCCTTCGTCATCCTCTTCATCCAGGTCCGGCCGCAGGGCGTGATCGCCAGCCGCTCGCGCGCGCTCGATGCGTAG
- the urtE gene encoding urea ABC transporter ATP-binding subunit UrtE: MTALLDLAGVASGYGQSRVLWDVDLALPERSVMALIGRNGVGKTTLLRTIMGVQRLDGGSIRFAGDEIGRLDSFRRARAGIGFVPQGRHIFPQLTVQENLETGLSAAGRGATVPDHIFDLFPKLREVRTRKGGFLSGGEQQQLAIGRALAGRPRLLLLDEPTEGVQPSVVQMIEAALRRVRDDLGVTILIVEQYLDFAWSFADRYTAMDGGRIVREGSTVQDSAEDVAHLVHI; encoded by the coding sequence GTGACCGCGCTGCTGGACCTCGCCGGCGTCGCCAGCGGCTACGGCCAGAGCCGGGTGCTGTGGGACGTGGACCTCGCGCTGCCGGAACGCAGCGTGATGGCGCTGATCGGCCGCAACGGCGTGGGCAAGACGACGTTGCTGCGCACGATCATGGGCGTGCAGCGGCTGGACGGCGGCAGCATCCGCTTCGCCGGCGACGAGATCGGTCGGCTGGACAGCTTCCGCCGCGCGCGCGCCGGCATCGGCTTCGTGCCGCAGGGCCGCCACATCTTCCCGCAGCTGACGGTGCAGGAGAATCTGGAGACCGGCCTCTCGGCCGCCGGCCGCGGCGCGACGGTGCCGGACCATATCTTCGATCTGTTCCCCAAGCTGCGCGAGGTCCGCACCCGCAAGGGTGGCTTCCTCTCCGGCGGCGAGCAGCAGCAGCTGGCGATCGGCCGCGCGCTGGCCGGGCGCCCGCGCCTGCTGCTGCTGGACGAGCCGACCGAGGGCGTGCAGCCCAGCGTCGTGCAGATGATCGAGGCGGCGCTGCGCCGCGTGCGCGACGATCTGGGCGTCACGATCCTGATCGTAGAGCAGTATCTCGATTTCGCCTGGAGCTTCGCCGATCGCTACACCGCGATGGACGGCGGCCGCATCGTGCGCGAGGGATCGACGGTGCAGGACAGCGCAGAGGACGTCGCCCACCTGGTGCATATCTGA
- the urtC gene encoding urea ABC transporter permease subunit UrtC — MRSPARLAPWALLAAGAVLPLILSPYDVNLVARFLAMGILALGLVLTWGHGGILSLGQGVFFGLGGYALAMHMKLATLAEGEMPDFMTWSGLERLPWWWAPFGSGAFALVAVVAVPAGLAALFAWSVFHRRVGGTYFALITQALALAFATLLISQQPYTGGFNGLTDFTSLFGADLNAPAMGDILFWVTLALLAATYVGVKALLASRFGTMLRASRDGENRVRFLGHDPTPYKVVAFAVAAGLAGVAGALFTLHAGVVSPALVGVVPSIEMVIWVAIGGRNSLAGAVAGALFVNIARDAISSAFPELWLYALGTLFILVVTLLPDGLAGLAGRRWRRA; from the coding sequence ATGCGTAGCCCGGCGCGTCTCGCGCCGTGGGCGCTGCTGGCGGCGGGCGCGGTGCTGCCGCTGATCCTCTCGCCCTACGACGTGAACCTCGTCGCCCGCTTCCTCGCGATGGGCATATTGGCGCTCGGGCTGGTGCTGACGTGGGGGCATGGCGGCATATTGAGCCTCGGCCAGGGCGTGTTCTTCGGCCTTGGCGGCTATGCGCTGGCGATGCACATGAAGCTGGCGACCCTGGCCGAGGGCGAGATGCCCGACTTCATGACGTGGAGCGGGCTGGAGCGGCTGCCCTGGTGGTGGGCGCCGTTCGGCAGCGGCGCCTTCGCGCTGGTCGCGGTCGTCGCGGTGCCGGCGGGCCTCGCCGCCCTGTTCGCCTGGTCGGTGTTCCACCGGCGGGTGGGCGGCACCTACTTCGCGCTCATCACCCAGGCGCTGGCGCTGGCCTTCGCCACGCTGCTCATCAGCCAGCAGCCCTATACCGGCGGCTTCAACGGGCTCACCGATTTCACCAGCCTGTTCGGCGCCGATCTGAATGCGCCGGCGATGGGCGACATCCTGTTCTGGGTCACGCTCGCGCTGCTGGCCGCCACCTATGTGGGGGTGAAGGCGCTGCTCGCCTCCCGCTTCGGCACGATGCTGCGCGCCAGCCGCGACGGCGAGAACCGGGTGCGCTTCCTCGGCCACGATCCGACGCCCTACAAGGTGGTCGCCTTCGCCGTCGCGGCCGGGCTGGCCGGGGTCGCCGGCGCGCTGTTCACGCTGCACGCCGGCGTCGTCTCACCCGCGCTGGTGGGCGTGGTGCCCTCGATCGAGATGGTGATCTGGGTGGCGATCGGCGGGCGCAACAGCCTGGCCGGGGCGGTCGCCGGCGCCCTGTTCGTCAACATCGCGCGCGACGCGATCAGCAGCGCCTTTCCGGAGCTGTGGCTCTACGCGCTCGGCACCCTGTTCATCCTCGTCGTCACGCTGCTGCCGGATGGCCTCGCCGGCCTCGCCGGCCGGCGCTGGAGGCGGGCGTGA
- the urtD gene encoding urea ABC transporter ATP-binding protein UrtD — MTALPERLLEVDGVTVDFDGFKALDGFSLTLDAGELRVVIGPNGAGKSTLCDTIIGRVRATAGRVLFRGADITRLPEHRIVQAGICRKFQAPGILPTLSVADNLAIAARSDRRWWKALGFGIPAAEREAVDRILATTGLAARRDTIAGALSHGEKQWLEIGMVVATDADLLLLDEPTAGMGPAETRATADLIRSLAGTHAIIVIDHDMSFVEQLAAKVTVMHQGRFLKQGSVAEIRADAAVAEVYLGRTKE; from the coding sequence GTGACCGCGCTGCCCGAGCGGCTGCTGGAGGTGGACGGCGTCACCGTCGACTTCGACGGCTTCAAGGCGCTGGACGGCTTCAGCCTGACCCTGGACGCGGGCGAGCTGCGCGTGGTGATCGGCCCGAACGGGGCCGGCAAGTCCACCCTGTGCGACACCATCATCGGCCGGGTGCGCGCCACCGCCGGCCGCGTGCTGTTCCGCGGCGCCGACATCACCCGCCTGCCCGAACATCGCATCGTGCAGGCCGGCATCTGCCGCAAGTTCCAGGCGCCCGGCATCCTGCCCACCCTCTCCGTCGCCGACAATCTCGCCATCGCCGCGCGGAGCGACCGGCGCTGGTGGAAGGCGCTGGGCTTCGGCATCCCCGCCGCCGAGCGCGAGGCGGTGGACCGCATCCTCGCCACCACCGGCCTCGCCGCGCGGCGCGACACGATCGCCGGCGCGCTCTCCCACGGCGAGAAGCAGTGGCTGGAGATCGGCATGGTCGTCGCCACCGACGCCGACCTGCTGCTGCTGGACGAGCCGACCGCCGGCATGGGGCCGGCCGAGACGCGGGCCACGGCCGATCTGATCCGCAGCCTGGCCGGCACCCACGCGATCATCGTGATCGATCACGACATGAGCTTCGTCGAGCAGCTCGCCGCCAAGGTGACGGTGATGCACCAGGGCCGGTTTCTGAAACAGGGCAGCGTCGCCGAGATCCGCGCCGATGCCGCCGTCGCCGAAGTCTATCTCGGGCGGACGAAGGAGTGA
- the urtA gene encoding urea ABC transporter substrate-binding protein, translating to MISSPKRLPLAVAALLGATAAQGAEPVKVGVLQSLSGTMAISEVTVKNAEIMAIDEINAKGGVMGRRIVAIVEDGASDPATFAQKAGKLIQQQQVATVFGGWTSASRKAMLPVFQRTNNLLWYPVQFEGNECSPNIIYTGAQPNQQIVPALNWAAQKGRKRYFLVGSDYVFPRTANLILKKQIAARKLAVVGEEYVPLGGTDFSAVVAKIRAAKPDIIFSTLNGDSNVSFFKQMAAAGLSSAQIPVMSFSIAEQEAQAMGPQLVKGSYATWNYFQSMPTPANRAFVAAYKKRFGAGAAITDPMVHGYVNVYLWKAAVEKARSFDPTAVRKAAAAMPAIPSPMGPVRLAGNQSLHQRAYVGQLDPAGQFRIISRSDQEIAPNPYDRLAFPGKTCTLN from the coding sequence ATGATCTCTTCGCCCAAGCGCCTGCCGCTCGCCGTCGCCGCCCTGCTAGGCGCCACCGCCGCGCAGGGGGCGGAGCCGGTGAAGGTCGGCGTCCTCCAGTCGCTCTCCGGCACGATGGCGATCAGCGAGGTGACGGTTAAGAATGCCGAGATCATGGCGATCGACGAGATCAACGCCAAGGGCGGCGTGATGGGCCGCCGCATCGTCGCCATCGTCGAGGACGGCGCCTCCGATCCCGCCACCTTCGCGCAGAAGGCCGGCAAGCTGATCCAGCAGCAGCAGGTCGCCACCGTGTTCGGCGGCTGGACCTCGGCCAGCCGCAAGGCGATGCTGCCGGTGTTCCAGCGGACCAACAACCTGCTCTGGTATCCGGTGCAGTTCGAGGGCAACGAATGCTCGCCGAACATCATCTACACCGGCGCGCAGCCGAACCAGCAGATCGTGCCGGCGCTGAACTGGGCGGCGCAGAAGGGCCGGAAACGCTACTTCCTCGTCGGATCGGACTATGTGTTCCCGCGTACCGCCAACCTGATCCTGAAGAAGCAGATCGCCGCCCGCAAGCTGGCCGTGGTCGGCGAGGAATATGTGCCGCTGGGCGGCACCGACTTCTCCGCCGTGGTCGCCAAGATCCGCGCGGCCAAGCCGGACATCATCTTCTCCACCCTGAACGGGGACAGCAACGTCTCCTTCTTCAAGCAGATGGCGGCGGCCGGCCTCTCCTCCGCGCAAATCCCGGTCATGTCGTTCAGCATCGCCGAGCAGGAGGCGCAGGCGATGGGGCCGCAGCTGGTGAAGGGCAGCTACGCGACCTGGAACTACTTCCAGTCGATGCCGACGCCGGCGAACCGGGCGTTCGTCGCCGCCTACAAGAAGCGTTTTGGCGCGGGCGCGGCGATCACCGATCCGATGGTCCACGGCTATGTGAATGTCTATCTGTGGAAGGCGGCGGTGGAGAAGGCGCGCAGCTTCGATCCCACCGCCGTGCGCAAGGCGGCGGCGGCGATGCCGGCCATCCCCTCGCCGATGGGGCCGGTGCGGCTGGCGGGCAACCAGAGCCTCCACCAGCGCGCCTATGTCGGCCAGCTCGATCCCGCCGGCCAGTTCAGGATCATCTCCCGCTCCGATCAGGAGATCGCGCCGAACCCCTATGATCGCCTCGCCTTCCCCGGCAAGACCTGCACGCTGAACTGA